GAGGCGTGTCCGGCTGCGCTCTTGGCAGGTCGTGATGGGCGATCGCCTCGACGAAATGTCGCGGGGCCCGCAGTGATTCGAGCACCGAGGTGCCGATGTCCTCGTGCCACTGCATGACCAGCGGCAGAACGAGGTCATGGTTACCGCGCAGGGCCGGGTATTGCACTGCGCGATACAGCATGTAGAACGCGCCAATGTCGTGCGCCAGCGCGGCGACCATGGCTTCGGCCGGGTCGAGTCGGGTCATCTTCTCGGCCAGCACCTGCGCCGCACATGCGGCGGTCAGCGAGTGGCGCCACAAGTGTTCGCTGTGGTCGACGAAATCGACCATGCTGCGCGCGGCAAGCAGTTGCCGCGCCGCGATGCGCGAGGCCCAGACGGCGATCCTGTCGGCACCCACCAGCGCGATCGCACCGCCGGGGTCGCGCACGGCGGGCGCGCCTTCGCGGCTGGCGACGGCATTGGCCAGCCGCAGGATCTTCAGGCACACCAGCGGGTCAGCGCTGATCAGCGCAAGCAGACGTCCGGCATTGGGAACCGGGTCGTCGGCGATCCTGCGCAGGCTTACCGAGATCTCGAAACAGATGGGGAAGACCAGGTCACCCGAGAGCTCTTCGGCCATGTCTTCGAGCATCTTGAATCCGTGGGCGCTGAAGGCTTCCGGCGTATGCGGGCTGGTCGGGGGGGCGTCGCTGTGATGCATGGCTGCGGTCTCTTGCATGAGGGTGGGGGCGCAGCCGCACTGAGGGCGCGGCTGCGCGGGGGGATCACTTCAGCGCGGTGCTGAGGAAGTCGAGCAGGACATTGATGTTGGCGGCGCTGGTAAATGCGCTGCCGCCGTGGCCCGCGCCGACCAGCGTCTCGAAGCGCACCGGCCGCCCGGCAGCGCTAAGCGCATCGGCCAGCAAGCCGGATTGGGCGTAGGGCACGGTGCAATCGAGCGAGCCTTTTTGCAGCAGGAAGGGCGGGTCGTCGGCGCTGATGTAGCTGATCGGGTTGGCGCGCGCGGCGAGCCCCGGTACGGTCTGGATCGCGGCGCCGAGATAGCGCGATTCGGGCGACGACGCGAGGTCGTGCGTCTGGTCGCTGCTGCTGCAGCCCTGGCTGGCCGCCTCGCGATCCATTTGCAGGAAATCGGTCGGCCCGAACCAGTCGATCACCGCCTGGACGCGG
This region of Niveibacterium umoris genomic DNA includes:
- a CDS encoding HDOD domain-containing protein, producing the protein MHHSDAPPTSPHTPEAFSAHGFKMLEDMAEELSGDLVFPICFEISVSLRRIADDPVPNAGRLLALISADPLVCLKILRLANAVASREGAPAVRDPGGAIALVGADRIAVWASRIAARQLLAARSMVDFVDHSEHLWRHSLTAACAAQVLAEKMTRLDPAEAMVAALAHDIGAFYMLYRAVQYPALRGNHDLVLPLVMQWHEDIGTSVLESLRAPRHFVEAIAHHDLPRAQPDTPRTLGDVVYMANLLAGGQPEWQQFEGEPAPLRHEKPAQAYLRLMPEIEARVSALRAAVA